One window from the genome of Denticeps clupeoides unplaced genomic scaffold, fDenClu1.1, whole genome shotgun sequence encodes:
- the LOC114783547 gene encoding E3 ubiquitin-protein ligase MARCH9-like, protein MFKYRIRMFFNELKVLVFMRSGSRQPDSDIDLDLHRPAGMRGLAVGGCGWPPFVGCSSRDDDEDYYGSDPRPRSLAFEEKEPRPQAGLDAVSLSSSTGSGMRTPQCRICFQGPEQGELLSPCRCAGSVRCTHQPCLIRWISERGSWSCELCYFKYQVLAISTKNPLQWQAISLTVIEKVQIAAIILGSLFLIASISWLIWSSLSPSAKWQRQDLLFQICYGMYGFMDIVCIGLIIHEGSSVYRIFKRWQAVNQQWKVLNYEKAKDLGDPLSSSSKAGGRAGRGSAHGLSGVGRARRRRQRLRTILNHHCGYTILHILSQLRPSGARLGGGANREVVMRVTTV, encoded by the exons ATGTTCAAATACCGGATCCGCATGTTTTTCAACGAACTGAAGGTCCTGGTTTTCATGCGATCTGGTTCCCGCCAGCCCGACTCGGACATAGACCTCGACCTCCACCGACCCGCCGGCATGCGCGGCCTGGCCGTGGGCGGCTGCGGGTGGCCGCCCTTCGTGGGCTGCTCCTCGCGGGACGACGACGAGGACTACTACGGCAGCGACCCCCGGCCCCGGAGCCTGGCCTTCGAGGAGAAGGAGCCCAGGCCGCAGGCCGGCCTGGACGCCGTGTCCCTCAGCAGCAGCACCGGCAGCGGCATGCGCACGCCCCAGTGCCGGATCTGCTTCCAGGGGCCCGAGCAG GGGGAGCTGCTGAGTCCGTGTCGCTGCGCCGGCTCCGTACGCTGCACCCACCAGCCCTGCCTGATCCGCTGGATCAGTGAGCGCGGATCCTGGAGCTGCGAGCTCTGCTACTTCAAGTACCAGGTTCTGGCCATCAGCACCAAGAACCCACTGCAG TGGCAGGCCATTTCTCTCACGGTGATCGAGAAGGTTCAGATAGCTGCCATCATCCTGGGCTCCCTGTTCCTCATCGCCAGTATCTCCTGGCTCATCTGGTCCTCCCTCAGCCCCTCGGCCAAGTGGCAGCGGCAGGACCTGCTCTTCCAGATCTGCTATGGCATGTACGGCTTCATGGACATCGTGTGCATAG GCCTCATAATCCACGAGGGCTCGTCGGTGTACCGGATCTTCAAGCGCTGGCAGGCGGTCAACCAGCAGTGGAAAGTGTTGAACTACGAGAAGGCGAAGGACTTGGGCGACCCGCTGAGCTCCAGCAGCAAGGCCGGGGGCCGGGCCGGACGCGGCAGTGCCCACGGCTTGTCCGGCGTTGGCCGGGCCAGGCGGCGGCGCCAGAGGTTAAGGACTATCCTCAACCACCACTGCGGCTACACCATCCTGCACATCCTCAGCCAGCTGCGGCCCAGCGGCGCGCGGCTGGGGGGCGGCGCCAACCGGGAGGTGGTCATGAGGGTCACCACCGTATGA